One window from the genome of Lutra lutra chromosome X, mLutLut1.2, whole genome shotgun sequence encodes:
- the TIMM17B gene encoding mitochondrial import inner membrane translocase subunit Tim17-B isoform X1: protein MEEYAREPCPWRIVDDCGGAFTMGVIGGGVFQAIKGFRNAPVGIRHRMRGSVNAVRIRAPQIGGSFAVWGGLFSTIDCGLVRLRGKEDPWNSITSGALTGAVLAARSGPLAMVGSAMMGGILLALIEGVGILLTRYTAQQFRNAPPFLEDPSQLPPKEGTPAPGYPSYQQYH, encoded by the exons ATGGAGGAGTACGCGCGGGAGCCTTG CCCATGGCGAATTGTGGACGATTGCGGTGGAGCCTTCACTATGGGTGTCATCGGCGGTGGAGTCTTCCAGGCCATCAAGGGCTTCCGCAATGCCCCTGTC GGAATTCGGCACCGAATGAGAGGTAGTGTCAACGCTGTGAGGATCCGAGCCCCCCAGATTGGAG GTAGCTTTGCGGTGTGGGGGGGCCTGTTCTCCACCATCGACTGTGGCCTGGTGCGCCTGCGGGGCAAAGAAGACCCCTGGAACTCCATCACCAGCGGAGCACTGACCGGGGCTGTGCTGGCAGCCCGCA gtGGCCCACTGGCCATGGTGGGCTCGGCCATGATGGGGGGCATCCTCTTGGCCCTCATAGAGGGTGTTGGTATCCTCCTTACTCGCTACACGGCCCAGCAGTTTCGCAACG CACCCCCGTTCCTGGAGGACCCTAGCCAGCTGCCCCCTAAGGAGGGTACACCAGCCCCAGGCTATCCCAGCTATCAGCAGTACCACTGA
- the TIMM17B gene encoding mitochondrial import inner membrane translocase subunit Tim17-B isoform X2 produces the protein MANCGRLRWSLHYGCHRRWSLPGHQGLPQCPCHLIKHHGFKCHPFVKGIRHRMRGSVNAVRIRAPQIGGSFAVWGGLFSTIDCGLVRLRGKEDPWNSITSGALTGAVLAARSGPLAMVGSAMMGGILLALIEGVGILLTRYTAQQFRNAPPFLEDPSQLPPKEGTPAPGYPSYQQYH, from the exons ATGGCGAATTGTGGACGATTGCGGTGGAGCCTTCACTATGGGTGTCATCGGCGGTGGAGTCTTCCAGGCCATCAAGGGCTTCCGCAATGCCCCTGTC ATCTTATCAAACATCATGGCTTTAAATGCCATCCATTTGTCAAG GGAATTCGGCACCGAATGAGAGGTAGTGTCAACGCTGTGAGGATCCGAGCCCCCCAGATTGGAG GTAGCTTTGCGGTGTGGGGGGGCCTGTTCTCCACCATCGACTGTGGCCTGGTGCGCCTGCGGGGCAAAGAAGACCCCTGGAACTCCATCACCAGCGGAGCACTGACCGGGGCTGTGCTGGCAGCCCGCA gtGGCCCACTGGCCATGGTGGGCTCGGCCATGATGGGGGGCATCCTCTTGGCCCTCATAGAGGGTGTTGGTATCCTCCTTACTCGCTACACGGCCCAGCAGTTTCGCAACG CACCCCCGTTCCTGGAGGACCCTAGCCAGCTGCCCCCTAAGGAGGGTACACCAGCCCCAGGCTATCCCAGCTATCAGCAGTACCACTGA
- the TIMM17B gene encoding mitochondrial import inner membrane translocase subunit Tim17-B isoform X3, producing MGVIGGGVFQAIKGFRNAPVGIRHRMRGSVNAVRIRAPQIGGSFAVWGGLFSTIDCGLVRLRGKEDPWNSITSGALTGAVLAARSGPLAMVGSAMMGGILLALIEGVGILLTRYTAQQFRNAPPFLEDPSQLPPKEGTPAPGYPSYQQYH from the exons ATGGGTGTCATCGGCGGTGGAGTCTTCCAGGCCATCAAGGGCTTCCGCAATGCCCCTGTC GGAATTCGGCACCGAATGAGAGGTAGTGTCAACGCTGTGAGGATCCGAGCCCCCCAGATTGGAG GTAGCTTTGCGGTGTGGGGGGGCCTGTTCTCCACCATCGACTGTGGCCTGGTGCGCCTGCGGGGCAAAGAAGACCCCTGGAACTCCATCACCAGCGGAGCACTGACCGGGGCTGTGCTGGCAGCCCGCA gtGGCCCACTGGCCATGGTGGGCTCGGCCATGATGGGGGGCATCCTCTTGGCCCTCATAGAGGGTGTTGGTATCCTCCTTACTCGCTACACGGCCCAGCAGTTTCGCAACG CACCCCCGTTCCTGGAGGACCCTAGCCAGCTGCCCCCTAAGGAGGGTACACCAGCCCCAGGCTATCCCAGCTATCAGCAGTACCACTGA